From Hoeflea sp. 108:
CGACGCTGATGCCGCCTTCATCCACCCCTTCGACGATCCGCTGCTGTGGACCGGCCATGCGACGATGATCGACGAGGTGGTCGCCGAGGGCGTCTCCTTCGACGCCGTCGCCGTGTCGGTCGGCGGCGGCGGGCTCATGTCGGGCATCGTCGAGGGCCTCGCGCGCAACGGTCTCGAACATATCCCCATCGTCGCCGTCGAGACCGAAGGCGCAGCCTCCCTGGCCGCTGCGATGAGGGCCGGACAACGGGTGCAGCTGCCCGCCATCACCAGCATCGCCACCTCTCTCGGCGCCCGCATGGTCAGCGCGCACGCTTTCGAGCTGACGCAAAGCCGGCCCATCGACAGCGTGGTCGTCAGCGACCGCACCGCCGTCGACGCGTGCCTGCGCTTTCTCGACGATCACCGCGTGCTGGTCGAGCCGGCCTGCGGCGCGACGCTTGCGCTTGCCTATACGCATTCGGCCTCGCTGGCGCGCTTCGACCGCGTGCTGATGATCGCCTGCGGCGGGGCAACGGCCTCGCTCGCTCAG
This genomic window contains:
- a CDS encoding pyridoxal-phosphate dependent enzyme, which produces MALHLNTPLLESRPLSLTAGRSIWLKMDALQPSGSFKIRGIGAACEHHAKAGKSRFVSSSGGNAGIAVAYAGRRLSLPVSVFVPETTTDKAKALIRQEGAEVIVHGASWQEANERALSALDADAAFIHPFDDPLLWTGHATMIDEVVAEGVSFDAVAVSVGGGGLMSGIVEGLARNGLEHIPIVAVETEGAASLAAAMRAGQRVQLPAITSIATSLGARMVSAHAFELTQSRPIDSVVVSDRTAVDACLRFLDDHRVLVEPACGATLALAYTHSASLARFDRVLMIACGGATASLAQLQAWQVA